cctgcttaCCGGTgactcagaccatctgggaagcagtgtattagtttACGGCGACAGCCTCGAGGTggtaaaggagttttgctCGTTACTTAgaacaacgacatcagcagagAAATCCGGAGAGGCATTGTTCAGGGGAATCGGgcatactatgggcttcaccgacggctgagatccagaagacttcgaacccgcacgaaatgtgagatatatcgcaTATTGATTCGTCCGGTATTCCTCTACGAACACGAGTCCTGGACTATTCGAAcagaggatgcaaacgctttgggcgtgtttgagcgacgcatcccTCCGACCATTTTTGGCGGTGTATTTgagcatggagcgtggaggagaaggatggattacgagcttgctgagctgtacggctaACCGAtcatcctgacggtggcggaagctggcaggatacgatagctggggcatgtcatgaggatgccaGACTcatccctacccgcaaattctATAGAAGGCAATTCccccgttaaatgccttctaatcgctttgtgatcgccggcgaattgaaggcgatcagcagtgcatttagcagtagttaaatgcctttgaaatatgtcaataaaaaatttcgtttttaatttgaaattgcaactatcaaaagaaaaccttactaGAATCTTCAGCACTgcgctgttgtagtgttcccagatgtgagcgtgagattcgatagcacgatttacgttttatgttctcttgcgttaagctctgagctatttcactttattaaagatggtctgcattattcggttgttaaagaccaacccgttgaaaggtgttaatatatcaaactcattttgaTAACTTTTATTagaaaaggagaaatgagatacatattactcccatcctgataatgaaggttgaacatagtgtaattattatgtgttttcaaaaggtattattttaatttagcttcacataaattttgtttgtattaattatagcaagaacatattaatttaaaaagaaataaacacaaaaagatcgtaaaaatcaggatttgaactcacgctttctcggttcggaaccaaaagcgttgtcactgctttATTTGGCAGTTAAAccagctaagatggcggcaagctatctgttctcgttctcgggccatgtcacatcgACGCGCACTATCGtcaacaagagagagaaagtgataCAACCAATGTCATTgtatgtgtcgacatacgcgttgtagtgttctgatcaagtttTAAATGAGTGTTCAGCAAAATGAAAAGCCAAAAGTGTTAAGGCCAGGGGacactgtccgtactcgctagtgtaattttgccaaataatttGGAGCTGCTTAAAAATATATGttattttccatgtttttttttacttaaactggactggaaaaggtttgtaattgatagatgaATATgctgtgcaagtatttcagctacttttacataaaaaaacgacgaaaaaactacttaattctGAGATCCGGCAAGAGCGGCAAGAGCATAGCAGATGCGCTAGtgtaaatcaaaattacactagcgagtacggacagtgtCCCCCGGCCTTTATTGTTTCAAGTTTCGACAAGAACCCACAGCAATGATCTGCTAATaatcaacatttaccgtgTACCTATTTTAGACAGCAGGTAAAATGAATAATTACTTGTTTTTCGTTATTTTGAAATTCCAAGCGGGCTAGAATAAATTTTGCAACCATGTAATCTTTCAAAAAACCACACTTTAATTGTTTTACTGCTCTGGTTCTCTTAATAACGAAACCTGTCGAACTATTGTCGGTTTCGTTGATTTGACTGAAAACTGAtgctataatttgactgaaaacctcgaaattcgacatacgctaatattcgagatacgccATTGCCTCGCGGTCCGCGatgatagcgtatatcggggaatacctgtacaCTTCGAGACATGTGAACAAAGTCCGTTCATCACGACGGTTTTTTGCAAAAGAACCCGTGTGCGTTTAttgtgtttgctgttgttgtagttttatgttgcaaaaaaaaaaaaatatctgatttgtttgatttgtagtGCACAGTCacttttacagttttttttttttttttttttgttaacgggATGTTAAACACACAAATTGGACAAAATTGgaccaaactgccgaaaatgggaacaaaaacattgtttgcattttcacgaaaatctctaaaaaatacttttaaatcggcaaataaaaaatagtacaacataatacgatagtttatcgttcaaaataacgtcactttcatcaaaattaataaaaattgtaagtgTGTCAGCAGTTTTTGTTAACCTGCCCAATACTGGTACATTCCTAAacagccagaattgcttaagcagctcatttttggcacgctaaagatcgctgatctaattcgccttttgcggtagttaaacagcatcaaagttccaggtGGTTCTTCTAaatagcgcctaagcagctttcTTATGCTACGGtgccggggattatttttctttgtgttttatgttcAAGCAAGTGTCattgatgaaataaacaacaggatttgtttGTCTGTAATATTATTAGATTACAGGAAATGTAtcacaatttactgtacaatcacaatcacttccctCAAAATTCCTTCTTCAAAGAactaatctaacttgtgcagcagcaacgagatgattgacggcatCAGACTCTGACAATTTGAtaagagccaccttgtaccgatgtcatgcattaaaaagctataaagttcgaccaacaagccttcaagttctatcatgaaccctatagatagtgctaatcagccgcaaaattccaaagagtaccatgtgcctattaaaaagctccatagttccgcaaagtaccgtctatctcttaatcagccacaaagtatgacaccggaacgatttttcgttcaaCAGCCTTAAATCAGCTAtgaagtacgagctggctatttgggtttaCTATACGACGTATACATCGAAATGGAGAACAAACCGCTGAATGAGTTAAAGTATATTTACTTTCTATTTCATTCCGGCCACCGAGACCGGGcgcaaaatatttcaaagtacaaatcaaaacaagacatgcatgtttaatgttttgcacttttttattcagtatgatttgttttgttctagTATATGCGTTGTTCCGAGAATAAAATGCGGTCTGGTTAGCAATCATTCACttgaacaaatgatcaaatTCATGACACATTTTAGCattatgttttgattttaatctTCGGCGGTCATTTTCACTTGGGGACAGCAATCTGGATACGGTTTTGAATAGTCTGTCTTAGTTAAAACCATTCCAGGTCCTACCCCAATAACTCCACATCTATAATTAtaagaaaaatgttgataTGTGTAACGCCCTTGAGGTATCTAAAACCGAGCACAAAATAACTTACCCAGCAACATGAAGTGAATAATCATCACTGCAGCGCATGGATTCACATTTTCCGGGACGCTGTCGTTCCTCATTTACAGGAACATTTATTTGTAGCGATTCGTCGTAGCAGCTATCTTCTTGAgctgaaaatacaaaaaagtggTCGAATAACGCACGTTTAGGAAGAGAGGATACAAGTTGTACTGTAAAATCTTACCTTGACTTTTTGCATTAGCAACCATGTACACATATGCCTGTGAAAACGATATTAAATAGATCATTTGCAACAAAACTAATGTGACTAGCACTTTAAAGTTGGTTGACGGCCccataatatatatatttagaTCCTGTTTTTAAAAGCTAAGTGTTTTTAGCTTAAAATtcgaaaataaattatttaactcGAGGCAACGACCAGAAGTCACCAAGCTCTCGGTGAGTTGTGATAGAGCCAATGGTAGGAATAGCTGATTTGAATGTTTTCAACCACACAAAAAGTTCAAGAGGTTATCTCTATAAAACAACGGTACCAGTAAGGTTTCATCCATCAATAACGTTATGTTACAACTGTCAATTTTTGAGCCCCTCCACaccaatatttaaaattgtaaCGATGGAAAAAACATACTGGTAGTCCACGCGGATTACGCGGACTCGTAGATGagcgtttttttaatttgaaaatacgttaagcaaattgtactgattttaCCAATCAATtgtgaaatgtaaaataaattaacttttGGTcaaatgttatatttttttcaagaaagttcaaaattttaatataCAGCCGGAATTACAGAAGAGCCCCGTTTATCTGTGCTCATTGGGACTCGACCATTCCCGGATATGCGAATAACAAGGATAATGAgtcaaaaaatatattcaatCACGAATTCCTGATTTTTTTAGATTTATcttatgttttgataaaaaataccCAGTCTTTATcaacttcatgtttttccaataagaatattttacatttgccATGAATTGCAGTGTtttttgtcatgactatgtggTCTGATAAccgttttttaaatatcctcTTCAAATcgcaatgtcacctttgtatagaaatgtcatttttcaacagcacgaATAAACAAACAGCCGTATTAAAGATTCCTGGATAAACAAAACGTAAAGTTTGAGGACACCAATTCACCCCCTGTCAGTgttacgtaattgatggatgaagCTTAAGTCAGAATTATTGGCCGCTGTTACATACCGTGGGTTATTCATTCTGTTGCGGCTCGGAcagttttgtttaaagctatttttttaaatcgttaCCAAATGTTGCGTTaggtttgaaattgttttgaaatatAGTATTGTTGAGGGAAGGGAGGTTCTGTGTCGCGACGCTGGCTAGCAAGCAGTGCCGTATCAGCGCTTCGCGATTTGTGCGGCAAGTTCTACTGAACCTGACCTCGTTACGTAACATCTTCAATTCGATTTATTGACGATGCGTCGGATGACGATCGAGTTTCCAATTACACCGAGCCGTGGGAAATTTAACGTTATGCTACCTAGCATACGTAAACCTTTCGCATTTTAGGAGTTTTGTTGACCGGCAAGCTGATACACGGTACGCTGGTTGGAAACAGTAAAGTTTTACCACGGGCGAGGGAACAATAACTGCTCATAAGTGAGTAGAAGGGACAACATGTACGATTCTTTGTACGATCAGAACTGATTTCCTGTCTGTTCTGAGAGCTTTATTTATACTGATCAACTTACAAGTTGGCACACATTTGGCGACCAGAAGTTTAAGCGGGTAGCTTTCTCTTGTGAAACGTTACGCGCTTGGCAAATTAACGTTTGTCAAATGTCGTGCTTTCcggatgagttttttttacattactaTCCCTAAGATTTATTTGCTGTCTTCCTTGTTTATGGTATGTATTGGTTTTGAGACCGCCATGATAATACACGGAAACGCATATGCAGTAAAGCACGGAACGCATGTGCAGTGTTTTACCCATATGTTAACATGCATGTCTTTTAGCGGTTACACGGTAGAATGGATGTTACAGTATCTTATACTATGAAATTACGATCGCGGGCTTAAATAAACAgacattggggccctttccgttttaagttcgtaggctgaaatttgagcctgtcagctgtttgcattgtatagcagttttcgagcagctatctaagtgagtataatatacaggtggggtaatcccaaggtgtatgaatttagaaggctgatttttatcgcttctgcttctgaatgaagtttttaaaagtgttttgtgtattcgtcaagcctcgaGAAAGCtagtttgaacaaaagttttcacccgtcctgCCAAAAagagatattcaaatttggttataaaaccatgctatgagaccacctggactacatacactttgattctggattccatcaccagatctctttaatgcaccttgggataaatgtaaacaccaccttgttttaccatttttcgagcaggtactcgaatctaattctagctttgaggctagaataatctagactgaaaattgcaggctagttttatgtgtggttttgtatggagtgtttacatggtTTCAGCCtacaactgtcaaactccattcAAAAACTGACttgaatcgtgaagggccccattagTAGTGAAACGTAAAACAAACTGCTTTTCGTAGTTTTCACCTGACGAAAAGTCGTTTTACAAAATACGGTCTCCGTTTGTGTCAGGTAATGCAAATATCCTTCGCTCAGTTAGATATGCCAAACCAGAGACAAATCGTCAAATGTAAAATCAGCAGATCCGAAATGATAAAATCAGCATTTTTAACACTTTTCTGACTAACACTCGAGTCACATAATTGGTCCTTATATCAAAGAACAATGTGtgtgaaaaaacaaatttgtcaatctcgtgatacagtcaactcgcacgactcaACATCGGAAAACCGTACCGGTCCGAATACGTCGGAACTATAATCCTGCAaagggtaatcaataagtaaCTAGGTAACTAAAGGCAACCAATAAGATAGCAAAGCCCATTAGTGGTACTAGGCAAGCTGTGGCTGACAACGTTAAGTATGATAGTAGTAAAGGTATGATTGATACGACGGACGtttaataaaaatgtataacaAAGGAACTGCAACGAAAACACTACTACTTCAAGCGTGTGTTAAAATTGCCACAAATCATCGTgtaaaggaataaaaaaattaacctTTAAATCGAAGCGCATGGCAGAGCGAACAAATAAGCTACaagtatatgttttttttttgttggaataCATAATAACTAAAAACTACAAATAACAACATACAATTTTGAAATACAATGTTTTTATTACTCTTTTGTGTAAGAAAAATTTCATAATATTAgtctttctttattttttatgctacTATAACAACCAGCTGTGCTTGTGTAAAATTCAAGCTTTGCTCTCACCTCAGCACGTTTCGTCCCGTTTATTGAAGCTGGCACATACCTCTCGCCAATAACTGCACATATTTTGGGatctaaaggccgggctacattgaccGTACTCCGTAgtataattttgattttcactagcgcatctggcggaagctggtggaagctttttttggtcgtcgagggaatggtcatgccggatctcaaatttaagttgttttttcatcgttttttgatgcgaaaatggctgaaatacttgcacaacatatttatctattAATTGAATAGCTTTTCCAGACcaatttaagtaaaaaacatagaaaaataacatattttctgaagcggctacaaattgtttggcaaaatgcttcagtcagccgccgccagatgcgctagtgaaaatcgaaattacgctatggagtacgatcaatgtagcccggccttaattGTTTGTGTGGTAAACTTCATTATTAGTAACTTGGAACGTATACAAAatccgttctttttttttaaatattttgttttattcagtGTGAATTGTTTTGTTGAAGGCCATCGGTCGAAAAATTTTACGACCAAAAGACCTAAATTCTACAAAAAAGTTCGTTGAGTTTCACGCTAAGAGCCAAATAAGTACACCAAGAGTAAAAATGCCAAAGACTATGCAAAGAACTGCATGCTGCTTGCGAGCCGTACTTTGCCGATCATTGTTCTGGGCTATACGTTGTTCCGGGTATACAAAACTAACAGGTTAGTAACGTCATATTTCTTTTCATTATGAAATCATTTAAACTAAAATcatcaaaatcatcatcagtaaacagtctttccccgagttacgcgaataatgcgttccagggacattcgcgtaactcggattTTCGCATATGTCGAAACTCacgtttttcataaaaaatatgaatgaTAAAAAGTGATGTATGATTAAATGTAGCAATGTAATGTTTATTGCTACATATTTCATACAACTTGTGTAGAAAATTCGGTTATTTCTGTGTATTCAGCGATTTCAAACATTTAGCAAAACTGCACTTTATATTGAAATTGGCAATTTTTAGATGTAAATTGTGTCAATTTGATGTATAAACTGTCAAAACTAAGAATTAGCGTAACTCGGGATAAGTCTGTACGTAACACTTTGAGTATGGCATTCTGCtttctgtgttttgtttttaaaccaCATTTTCTGCACTCAATGCCGGGTGCGGGCAACAATCTGGATACGGTTTTGAATAGTCTGTAGGAGTTATTATCATTCCAGGCCCAACCGCAATACTGCCACATCTGCAATGTATAACAATAACGTTGATATGTTTCACGTATTTGGGGATTCTAAAAGCCAGCACAAAATAACTTACCCAGCAACATGAAGTGAATAATCATCACTGCAGCTCATGGATTCGCATTTCCCTGTACGCTGCCGAACCTCATTTACAGGAACATTTATTTGTAGCGATTCGTCGTAGCAGCTACCTTCTTgacctaaaaataaaaataaaaattgtatgTATGCATTAAAAGATGAATGTTGTTCTGAAAAATATTACCTTGGCTTTTTGCATTGGGAATTATGTACACATAGGCCTGAGAAAACGGCATTAGGAAGATCATTTGTAACAAAAATAACGTGGCTAGCACTTTAACGTTGGTTGACGGCTTCATACTGTGTAACTTAATTGTGTGGACGAATGTCGCATAAAATTAGCAAAGTTTACGATTTAATATAGGAACTTATTTCTGTTCGACTAAACGGTCTGAAGTCACCAAGCTCTCGATGAGATGTGCTGCTGGGAATAGCAGGTTTAAATGATTTGAATCGTAATGACAACACAAACGAAGTTCAAGAGGGTATCTTTATAACAACAACCATGGTAGTAAGTCAGGGTCAATGGCAACGGATTTCAACCATGGGGCAGTTTTCACACGGGCAATCATTTGGaattatttgtattatttatacAATGCATCACTGGTCAGTGTTCTTGTTTGGATCGATTCAAACAGTTTTAAATCTTTCTGGAAAAAAGTATGTTTAGGAAAAAAGAATCAATCACACATGAGCTCTAGCAACAAATTTGCGTCCGATAATTAAATTTGTCCCTTTCCGAGAACCATAATGGTCAATATTGGCATGCTACGTAGTCATTTTGCTGGACCGCATAAATTTTATATCTTTAATCACATTCATGAATGGTGTTCCGAGATTTTAAAAGATATCGGTCTGATTGTATGCATGTGCATAGCTAAAAAGTGTCCTCAAAGACGTATAAAGAAAATTTTCCGATAAGCGGTCTAGGGATCTGTCCCGGGTGCCTCAAAGTCAGATAATAGGTGAAAATATGAGGTGTCCACTTTAGGTGGCCGTCACTATATAATCTAAACACAAGTTATAAATGTTTAGATTTCAATCTCATTTCCTCTCACATTCCTGATCTTTTTGGCGTTACATCAACTCTGTTAGAAATAATCCTCAACGACCACCCACGTGGTATGTTACTTGCTACATGGATGTGCATGCTAAATGTTCGAGGGCTATTCGGCCACTTTTAGacttgtatttgttgttgagTTTGTCTGCTCAGCACTCTCCATTGTCGATTATTTGGATTAGCTTATCAGATTATGTCAGAAAATTGGGGATTTTTCCTTTGTTTCTTGGATAGCTACAGTCTTTTGTCGCATTGAATCAAATGACTGATCAGCTCTATTGAGTTTAATTGTTCATCATGTATTTCTAGGGTAGTGTACTGTATccttttattcttattttattcttcaaTGATCTGTGCTCTGTCTTTTCACACTTTTTCATAATGTAAACGCAGATGATATCAAAATAATTAGATGCACTTTGTTTATGTTATAACAATCAATcctgattttatttatttgtggaATCAATGTCTACAATAGcaatgtcaaactcattttacCCCGCGGGCCAAAATGCCACTGAGAATAGTAGTACGAGCCTCAGTTTAGTTTTTACATGTTATCATATGATACACAAATCAGATCGTTAGCAATTCCttgcattttattttgggATGATAGatactttcttcttcttctttggcaccgctgtcggccaaggcctgcctgtacccattactagtgaagtgagcttggctttcagtgacttattgttaccatagcaggatagtcagtcttacATATGGGGGCagggtctattcgggacttgaacccatgacgggcatgttgttatgtcgtacgagttgacgactgtaccaccagaccggcccaagtTACATAgttactttcttcttcttcttcttttggctcaacaaccattgtcggtcaaggcctgcctgtaccacttgtggacttggctttcagtgactaattgatttccccccatagcaggatagtcagccctacatatggcggcacggtctatttggggcttgaacccatgacgggcatgttgttaagtcgtacgagttgacgactgtaccacgagaccggcctaCATAGTTACTTTACAAAAGTAAAAACtttgatttgtaaaaaaaactttgatgaaaaaaattaaacaaatagcTATAGcagattatttttaattggCCAATTGGTTATTCCCTTCCTGCCAATCTCCATAGAAATCTTCATTCATTAACAGACAAAAATCAGAGTCATAATCCCACCTGTAGTTTATCTAAACACATCTAAAGGTCTTGCCTCATGGAGAGCTTGAGATCGTTTGTAACATCCTATCAAAAGTAACACGTGTTTGTGCTGACATCTGATTTCATCTTATTTCAGAAGTAAATGTTCTATCTTTAGTATACCTAAAGATGGGTTCGaccttttccaaaacaatttgcaaaaaaagtgtGAGTGCTTGCGTTTTTAATTCCTGTTGGTTTAATGTTTTAGTTAATTTGTACAAGTCTTTTTCTTAAAGAAATTGATGATTGGAATGAGGAAACGATTAGTCGCTAAATGCCAAATGATGGCTTAACAAAAATAGTAATGTTTTAAAACTACATACATATGAGTAAGAcattcaaaatgttgtatGAAATTGAAGCTAAAAcgtgagttgtttttttaattgttcatCAAATATTTGTTGCAAATCAATTTAATCATCGGAAAGGGAAACATGTACATAATTATCATTGATTTTTAGACCATTTTACTAAAATTGTGCGGAATCAAATGCTCATTTTCCTCAAAATAACCATGTATGATTTTCCTTCTATGACTATAGCAGGTCTTGgaattaatatattttttatgtatacatgcatacagaaaaaaaaactaaaaagttGTATGACGATGCATGGTCTGACAATAAATAGAAAAACCTGCGAAGATGAACATCTCTTCGTGTTCCAGCAGTCCGGAATTAACTGACATGTATTATAGAAGCAGAAATgtttctaaaaataaattttggcTCGAGCAGTCGCGGGCAAAACCAAAAGACCTGACCCGCGCGCCATCAGTTTAACATCTCTGGTCTAAAACATGTTAAAGTAATAAAACTACATTGTTTTTAGTTGACTTTGAGTCTTTCTCCTTTGTATTTGAAAACGGGAGTATTTCAACGCTTATCAATATCATTGAAAGCCTCACGTACAACTTCATTCGACAATTTAGTCTCAAATCCTAACAAAaaatcgtaaatttgtacTACCTGAAAAGCTGAAAATTTCTTCGAACTTTCCTAGCATAAATATATCCTCAAATACTCAAGTTAAATGGCATCAGACCTGGAGAAGGTACAGGACATTCATATGAGCCaatgaaatgaagcaaattcTCCTCCAATCAAATTGAATGTTTAGTTTAATGACTATACACGATTGTCGCTCTGATACTCAAGCATTGCTCATTAGTGTTGGGCTTCGAAACAAGGTTTATTTACCTTATCATACTAAACTAAAATAGCTCTACGCGCCTTCTCGTGTTCCTTTTTAGCgtaatttgtttattgtttgattGAGTTTGAGTTCTTTGATTGTTTACGATGTCAGGGCAGTACTAAGTTATTGGTAAATGGTAAACAAATGCAATAAATTTGATATGAAATGTTAAGCATTTCAATATATTGACTTAGGCTCGAGTCTATGAACAACATGCAGCAATATTTGTTCAATAGCAATACGTTAAGAGTTTTGTACTTCTTTCATAAAACTGTACACGTATTTACCATTAAAAATGTCTTAAAATTAAGTGGTCATTTTTTGTATCTGTTCGAAATCGAGCATGCAACAAATAAATATGcaataaattgatttatttcttTGATGTACTACAACAGTTTCATAAACTTAGGTCAAAGGCATTTAgagttgaaatttaaatttggttGTCTCATTACATTCTAAAGACTTTGTTGGCAAAAGACTGGTAAAAATCAATGGCAAAATCATCAACTTCTCGGAGAGATGTGATAAAGACAATACTAGGAATAGattatttgaatgaaattacTAACACAAAAGAAGTTCAAGAGGGTATCTCTATAAAAACAACTGTGCCAGAACGGCAAAGCAAATGACATTGAGTTTTAACTGCATGGTAGGTGGAGGGGGATTCATCCACAGAGAagaatttcaaattttatggggtatttaaataaaatatgttatttttaaattgttattaTCTTGGAAATCAAATGTACAgaatgcattgaacaattcactgattcttcttcttcttct
This sequence is a window from Anopheles merus strain MAF chromosome 3R, AmerM5.1, whole genome shotgun sequence. Protein-coding genes within it:
- the LOC121596299 gene encoding U-scoloptoxin(16)-Ssd1a-like, which gives rise to MGPSTNFKVLVTLVLLQMIYLISFSQAYVYMVANAKSQAQEDSCYDESLQINVPVNEERQRPGKCESMRCSDDYSLHVAGCGVIGVGPGMVLTKTDYSKPYPDCCPQVKMTAED
- the LOC121597485 gene encoding uncharacterized protein LOC121597485, producing the protein MKPSTNVKVLATLFLLQMIFLMPFSQAYVYIIPNAKSQGQEGSCYDESLQINVPVNEVRQRTGKCESMSCSDDYSLHVAGCGSIAVGPGMIITPTDYSKPYPDCCPHPALSAENVV